The proteins below come from a single Candidatus Baltobacteraceae bacterium genomic window:
- a CDS encoding HAMP domain-containing sensor histidine kinase: MNVRERPVHSVAQLLPRVLRSLEHGPNVPLLVLRIPERAQHAERETLDAFLGAAERIVRKGDPLVHEPGSNWFAIAMLAPARGGAAKLTLDARSALERIAATMSLVIGRRMETGWWPIASRGDLDSFESTIERALERGARERERFEFLAMVGHELRTPLTSIRGYIETILDDGLDRRTTRRFLQVARNEALRLGRLVDGMLDFSLLDLGPQPAPGVTDMGAATRAALEALAPIAREARVRMQLRAGEGLFARIGADGCMHVLLNVIENGIKYGSPGGRVAISLERQDPFVQVTVDDDGPGVPADERERIFEHRARGGSARATPGTGIGLTIVRTIVERAAGSVNAQSSPLGGARFVIRLPAGKAESRPDPS; the protein is encoded by the coding sequence ATGAACGTGCGCGAACGGCCGGTCCACTCGGTCGCGCAGCTTTTGCCCAGGGTCCTCCGCTCGCTCGAGCACGGCCCGAACGTTCCCCTGCTGGTCCTTCGCATTCCCGAGCGCGCGCAGCACGCGGAGCGCGAAACCCTCGACGCTTTTCTCGGCGCCGCCGAGCGCATCGTGCGCAAAGGCGACCCGTTGGTCCATGAACCGGGCAGCAATTGGTTCGCGATCGCCATGCTCGCCCCGGCGCGGGGAGGGGCGGCCAAGCTCACGCTGGACGCGCGTTCGGCACTCGAGCGCATCGCCGCGACGATGTCGCTGGTGATCGGCAGACGCATGGAGACCGGATGGTGGCCGATCGCTTCGAGAGGCGACCTCGATTCATTCGAGTCTACGATCGAGCGCGCGCTCGAACGAGGTGCGCGGGAACGCGAGCGATTCGAATTCCTGGCGATGGTCGGTCACGAACTGCGCACGCCCCTCACCTCGATCCGCGGCTACATCGAAACCATTCTGGACGATGGTCTGGACCGGCGCACGACTCGACGATTTCTCCAAGTGGCGCGGAACGAAGCGCTGCGCCTCGGGCGATTGGTCGACGGTATGCTCGATTTTTCTCTGCTCGATCTCGGACCGCAGCCGGCTCCCGGGGTCACCGACATGGGCGCGGCGACGCGCGCCGCCCTCGAAGCGCTCGCGCCAATCGCACGCGAGGCACGCGTGCGGATGCAGCTTCGCGCCGGCGAGGGTCTCTTCGCGCGAATCGGCGCCGACGGCTGCATGCACGTTTTGCTCAACGTCATCGAGAACGGGATCAAATACGGGTCCCCCGGCGGTCGCGTCGCGATCTCGCTCGAACGCCAGGACCCGTTTGTTCAGGTGACGGTTGACGACGATGGTCCCGGCGTGCCGGCCGACGAGCGCGAGCGCATCTTCGAGCATCGAGCGCGCGGCGGGTCCGCGCGGGCAACGCCGGGGACCGGCATCGGTCTTACGATCGTGCGCACGATCGTCGAGCGCGCCGCGGGGAGCGTGAACGCGCAATCGTCGCCGCTGGGCGGCGCACGATTCGTCATTCGTCTTCCCGCCGGCAAAGCGGAATCGAGACCCGATCCGTCGTAG